CGGCGCGCTCGGCGACCGGTTGTAAGGGAGACGGACACGCACCGCGCGGAAGCGATAAGCGTAGCGATTTTGTACACATAACAAATATCGCTACACTTTATCCTGCGGCTTGTGTGAAGTAGGTTTAGTAAGCTACGTCTTTTTCGTTAGGTGATCGGCAAGCTTTGTCGAACCAAACATGGAAACGACTAATACGGAAATTGAACTCAAGACTCCGTTCCGAAAGTTTCAGAGGCTATAATCCAGATCTTTGTATGTGCCACATGATTTTTGATTATTCTGTAAAGCTAGGCATTCAGGCACATACTAGCAGCGATATATTATTCTAATGCAAATATATTCTTTGAGGTAAAGATTTAGTTATTCCACTCCAAATATTGGCTTACTCTCTTGGccactatttattttataactttacgATGATATATACGGTCCACaagtatattttacaatataactAAAGTAGAATATTTTACATGGTCTCCGCAGATAATACGTCCTATATTTCCACCCACGTTTGAGGTAAGCCGGCTTAGAGGGacttaagaataaaattcaaatacatatttagtGACGCAGGTCTGTATCGAAATTTCTTTTAGCTTATCAATAGTATTAcctattataaatgtgaatagTTTGTTTATATAATGTTAAGAAAAAATTAGGTTAACGGACtctgaatttattattatctgtatTATTAGATTGTATAGTATTTATAGAAATGCATTTTGTTGACCAAatttttatccatactaatattattaatacggaAGTATATCCCGCAGCCCCCCGCTCTTaaaagcgtgaagaggtgacaaacctacgaataataaaaactatttattattcgtagtgacAAACAGActtgtcacctcttcacgcttttaagagcgggctgccaaattttgctgtgttttttctaataagtattacgatcccggaagacgattgactcaaatgaaattgcgatttatttaataattgcatatttatctgatatttgcctaacggaaaacacgattcacttattttaactcgatagttatattttttaaaaattaagaatctttctgggcttttcaacaaatatctgttacacttattgagttaatagattattattaatatatatttatatcattaaataacttgcactactacaatcacacattttataaaataatggctaaatgaaatattagcattgtatttaatttttaagtaattattatcaaacacagttttgggacttacgacctttactttagtgctataatgcgggaaccgttgttacacGATATTTTTCACTATTAACTGCAGCGCAAAACACAATGCCCGAGTATTGAatcatggaatcattatatcacgattggaggatagcggggtgtgtaAGAGGGGCTGGCGTGCTTTGATATATTTGACAGCAGGCTCTTAATGAAATGAAcagatttatataaaatttggtatggacattcTTTGAGTTCAGGGATAGTTTTTGTTACGAAAAAATgtacgcgcgataaacgagtttcgacgcaagtcgcaacggagttgcccgGGCGTTAGCTTGTTCTTCGTTAATAAGATCCATAAGggcataagggtcaattcacaaCGAAACGAGGCAAAATGACGAGTGACTGTGCGATTTGTTAGCATTACGTCGCTTgatatttcaattttgtattgCTTTGTTGCGACTCGCGTGACGCGTCGAGTTTCTTCTCATTTCAgtgtaagggccgggacacaaaaacacgatacgacgtcgtgtcgtgggaatctacgacgcgcgtcgtaaaaaactacgactcgacatcgtacgacgtcgtacgacattgtacgacgtcgtacgacaTAGCGTCGTAGAAGCTCAtcattgaatttctacgtgagtttctactcgacgtcgtacgatgtcgtgtcgtagttttttgacgtcgtatcgtgtttttgtgtcccggccctaaatGACctaggtggctttccgatcctcgCGACAAGACAAACATTCAAATACAATGCTTCAAATCACTTTATGAACTAGGTTATATTAGTTTCACTATCGCGTCGCGGTCTCTTGCCTCGAGGATCAGAAAGTCATCTTTTACTTCTCAACAGGCGATCCGACTGCTCGTTGTCCACGTGCAACTCCTCGTGGTTCTATACTTGTGTATTCTTTATTTAGTTTCGTGCCTTCTACTGCCATTTCATGCCCACGCGTATAGTCCATCAATCGTCGAGTTTCTACGAAAGTGATCGTTATGCATTTGGAATTAAGGTCAtgttaaatgtaaaataatcttGAACAGCTAATAAGCTCAGCTTACGCCCACATTTTGACATTAGCTTTCTTTGCATTTACTATTTCTAGGTATGTTAGCTGTTTAACGTGCTAcatctatccatactaatattataaatgcaatagTGTGATGAGATGTCTATTACATctgcacgcccaaaccgctgaaccgattttgctgtttggtatgatactttgagtctcaagaaatgacataggatactttgtatcccgaaaaaatgtacggttaccgcatGATAAACCAATTATGGTtggttgcgggcgacatctagtaattTTTATATGGATTAttctttatgaaaataaaatgtaacattttaCTTAAGAGTGATGAATTGTAGTTTCTTAACGCgattagaatataattttatattattgttcctaATACTTCTAAAACATTCAACGGACACTGCACAATAAATTATAGTACACAGAAGCGCTTGTCATCTTACCTTTATTCCGTTTCGACGACGCAACGCACTGCAACAGCGTGGCTGGCCCTTAGCCGCCATTTTGAAAAATGTTCCCGCGAAATCGTAGTGTAGGGGGTGTATAGACAGTAACTGAAACGTATCATTTGCTGTAAGTAGTGAGAAATGACTTAATATATCAATAGTACGTTCACGTGCAGTAACGCGAGTGTCGACGAAAAATGGCGGCGATGTGTCGGCGATACAGAATAGAGAAGTGCAGAAGATGagtttaaggccatcccctgagcaaacgacattgaccatacatttgccgcgttgccgagatcgcaccaaaatccaatttttttaattatcttacttcaaaattgacctaaaaaattcaaacggcaaatattatgtacttagttgatgaaattgtcaatcattggcgtgtgtttcaaataaacgtaatttgtaaatgctagggagatactgaatctatgcttgaatttaagtaaattggtgttactttggaagctgatatcatgagcataataaacaaaaataggaaattaacggagaaaggaatgttcttATGCTGAAggaactatatttttattataattttgtagctttcaaatcaTGAGATAATTAGActttaaaaacggtaaattacggcatctccgtaggggggaGCGTCAAGGCTTTATGTTAAAACGTTTTCGCCGGAATGCTAGGAGTGTTCTTAAGATTCAATAGAATGACTGCGCTTTGCGTGTTCAGGGTATTGAAGTGATTGTATTGGCCTCATAGGGTTTGTACACCTACCACtccacgcctccgtggtctagtggttagagcgtcgctctcgactccggaggtcgtgggttcgaatcccgcgttggaacatgttatttccaagtttggttaggacaatgcaggctgatcacctgattgtctgacaagtaagatgatccatgcgtcggatgggcatgtaaaaagtcggtcctgcgcctgatctctcgccagtcgtgtcggtcttccgtcccactgggttatgagagtaaaggaatagagagtgctcttgtgtactgcgcacacacttgggcactataaaatcactcctgcgtacctggtctggtttcaatgaaaccggccaccgtcaccgaaaccggtgtgggagtattatttagtattatttaCACCTACCACTTGCCGTAAAATGATTTAAAACGAAGCCGATGTATAGTCGCAACTgacataattaaaaactactagcCGTAatagttttcaattttttttgatAATACGTTGGATTATGCGATCCGGCTGCAGATAAGCTTGCCTTCTGTATTCTTTCTGTGTTGTGGCGTATACATTACTGTCAGCGAACTTGTTTTATACGACCCCTATTGCTCCCGCGGTTGgaagatttaaatttttcacCATTTACGGGTTAAATTTAAATCTCTTTGGGGCGTCGAAGTTGCGGTTCTACCGCAGATTTAAAGCTTTATCGCAAAAGggtttttaatctttttttttaaatctgccacaagaatattattatgaaagcaATTTTTGCTGGGAGAAAAGCATTTAAAAGATACAAAGTTATAAAATTGttgatttttatttcaaaatttttacacATCTAGTACCAAAGTAAGTCAAATATCTAATCCGTCAGTCATATTTAATAACTTGGACTATATTCTGTAGGGCGAGTGGCGACACtcagattttataaaaatataagaaaccATTTTATATTACTGTacttgattataatttatattacttaattgtaGAATTGAATAGGgaatcttatattattatttagttagtaatacagatataataattaataataattattcgtaaTGTTTTAGTCAAGTTTTAggtcattaatttattatcaaagTCAGGTCGTAACTTTAAAtacttaacattattattaaaacatttttatcataCCTAAAAACTAAACTTAATATCTTACTCaatttcaatataattataattataatagttacgagcaataaaaatatatgttatgaaaatataaaaacgatCTTAGCACAAAGCCAAGAGTCCTCTTtcgtacaaaataatatgaatttttaaaatttttattgagTAAGACAATTAGTTTTTGGCTAAGCAACATATAAAATGCGTACTGCTGCACtcagacgaatattaattacttaattgtgatttaatgaagagtttgacagacaatGTATGAGGCTGCTGTCagaatattcatttatttacaaaatataaatgaatattttgacataaacctcatacaataattaatatttgtccCTGAGTGGTGCAGAtaagtaatcattaatcaagcaatatatcattttatttttttgcaccaGGACCAATTTTTCATAATATCTCCGCAGTTATAACACCTAAGCTTTTATTGCTCGCCAGTTTATTGCTATAATACAAATATACAGTACCCATAATACACCCATTATACAACCATAATACAGACGTAATTCGTTTGCATAGACCATAGAGTgttataagttttttaaagtTTCATGAATTTCAGTGGCGGCACTAACTATTCTTTGAGCGACGAACTGAGGAGGTGTCCCATATTTCTCGAGAGGCGCTTTGAACTTCCATTGAGGGTCCGACATATTGCATACGGCCTTCTTCTGCGCCCAACACACGTAGCTGAAGTCCTGTGCCTTTGATTCAGCGATTTGGTATCTGTAAATTGAGTggtgttattatttttgttcGAAAGGGCTCCAAAAATGTCGAAATTAGGTGATTATATTCTTTACTATAAacaagactagatgacgcctgcaactccgttgcggcaacattttttatcgcacgggaatcgtacatttttccgggataaaaatacagtgtgttagtgtaaacaccgttatccttgaaaccatcaaatgaacctgtcaaaatgaacaactttttctatgagaacaatgctcgGAACTCAAAAAATGGCGTCTTCATaaccatacggatgcccggatcggaaatttgtatgggtatgaagacggcattttttttgagttcccagcattgttctcatagaaaaagttgttcattttgacgggctcatttgatggtatCAAGgttaacggtgtttacactaacatcttgtatatcctatgtgctttcccggtatccaaagcatctccataccaaatattagcaaaatcggttcattggttttggcgtgaagaggtaacagacagaaacaccttcgcatttataataatactagctatgccccgcggtgttaccagtagtttaagtgatataatatataataaaagactacgaaaagtaccaataatagctcggtcaaaacgggacgataCATGGTTATTGGTtctataatggtttatggtagtgatgatgatgatgaatttcatttgcatagtagctcccaaacatgtatctataaggagtcaggagttctctcagcaccttccgaaccatggtatgtaccttggtgcaaaatcttacttgttggtattaatactgctcacgaaaccgaagtcaccactagtttccatatacattttgaggaCTTCCCTCGAGTACTTATGGATCCCTTAATCAAGTCActatttttatgaatatggtaccaaaatatatgataacctatacaccaaaagaaaaaaattaaaaatcggttcactaacggcggagtaatcgttgaacataaagaaataaacataaaacctcgtccatttttaaaaaaaccGGTTAAAATtaagcctatgtgttattctggtgtataagctatattattgtagattcattaaaatccgttcagtagtttttgcgtgaaagaaaaacaaacatacacacatctacacatccaaactttcgcctttataatattagtaggattgtaTGGGCGTATGGATGTGATAGGCCGAGGGCACTGACtagccactctactcggtaggtataATCATTAACCAGGCCCTTAATGCGAGAAGGTAGAACAGGATACTCACACAACATTACCATGCAGCTTCAGCAGGCTTCGGCGAAGCCACAGCATGGCATTCCTAACGGCTGCTGCGGCGATTACTGATGGGTAAGCGTTGCACATGGATTTGTCAGCCATGAGTGCTGCCTCGCAGATGAACGTGGCTGCAGCCTCCACCTCCGCAGGCTTGGAGGACTCGCAACTCCAGGATAAGTAGGAGATGAAGTCCTGGGGTACGATGGGCGTTGTAGGAAACCTCTGTGGACAGTGGTGGTTAAGATGTTAAtggtttttatgtatttataacGCGTTGTCTTACGCATTCAAATACACACATTGTACTAataataggatatattactacAATGTGTGGTACCAAAAAAGCTAGAGGCAGCATCAGCGTatatacacgtgggagagccatgcttcggcacgaatgggccggctcgaccggataaataccacgttctcacagaaaaccggcgtgaaacagcgcttgcgctgtgtttcgccgagtgagtgagtttaccggaggcccaatcccctaacccctaccctattcccttccctaccctcaactattcccttcccttccctaccctcctctattaccctattccctcttaaaaggccggcaacgcacttgcagctcttctgatgctgcgagtgtccatggacgacggaagttgctttccatcaggtgacccgtttgctcgtttgcccccttatttcataaaaaaaaagcaaagacagtaaacaaaataattgtgATCGACggttgacaacgtttctgtcaatattctgatatgacgtgtgcagcaTGTACTCGTAGGATTTTGGTACGTGCTAGTAGCACCAGCTCTGCTCGGATGTCGGCGGAAAATTCCCTTTTGTCTGTATTCAACCACTACTTTACTTACCAACAGCTTAAGTATCGTTCTCTCGGCGTGCACAAGCTTGGTGACAGAGAAAGCTTGACTGGAGGCTCTGACCAGCCTCCTGGCGCTCATGTAGGACCCGAGGTTCTTCTGGGCCAGCCAGAAGCAGGCGGCTGCCACCAGCTGCAGGTGCTCCGCGTCCACCTGTCTCGTCGCCAGCAGCGCGTCCATGTATGATACGGCGGACTGGACGACCGCTGGATTGCCGTTACCCTGAAGCAGTAGTTagaatccttactaatattataaacaagatGACGCGGGCAActccgggaaccgtacatttttccacgataaaaaagtatcctatgtcctttcccgggactcaaagtatctccatgcataatttcagcaaaatcggttcagtggtttaagcgtgaagaggtaacggacagacacgtTTTCACATTTATGAGTATGGATAGGGTGAAAATTTTATAAGATAATCTTCActatactcggcgaaacatggcggtagcgatcattgactccctgtcaaaaacttgtcattttctatataaaccgcgattgacaatgaagtgccAGATGTTGTCGATCGCGgctttatatagaaaatgacatgTTTTTGATAGAGGCAGGGTTTTTGAcactaccgccatgtttcaccgagtacagtataaatAACGAGGCACATAATTTCATACATTATATGATTATGACATGTCATACTTACGTTGACCTTCATGATCCAATTGATGACACAGGCCCGAGGTCGGGAGCCCATGCGGGGAGCAGCACTCCTCCTCTCAGCGTGCAGCAGGTAAGTGAACATGTCACTGTTGTAGTCTTGGGTCAAACACGTCATGTATGTCATGGACACTGGAAATGAGAAGACAAGGTATAAATAGTGAATAACGACTCCACAATCTAATTTATCATCTAAAATAAACTTGTGGGATCTGTCGATTTTCCCGAAAACTTGTAGTCGTTGTAGGTCAGGAACTAACCCAGCGAAAAATGGTCATAAAGTTAATGAATTATAGTCAGATATACTTACAAGCATCAGACAAATGCAGTCTTTCATCAACATTTTTAAACTCTAACCGTCTTTTGAAGTTTCCTTCTTTCTTCTGGCTGGGCTCAGGCGAAAGCCCTAGCAGTTCCCTGCTGTGTGGTCGCTTCAGACTTTTCTTTATATTCTTTATCCTGTTCACAGCCAACGGGGATTTCAGCGGCGTTATTTTTACGTCTTTCTCCGATGGACCAGCATTAGGCAAGGCATACTTTTCGTCCTTAAATACTTTGAAATCCCAGTCTAGTTCTTCTGTTCTTCGTACTGTGACGTGTGTTGAGTCTATTTTCAATGGACATTTTTTCTCGACGTTGGCGGTGTTCGTCGTTTCGCTTTGGATGTTCTTTAGGGGTAACCGTACTTCTTTCTGCAGTACCTGTTTTGGGATCTTCGGCAGAGGTTCCTTTGGTAACGGGATTCTTGAAGTTGTCTTGataccaattttattttctttattcaaATCCATTTTTATCGAATTAAAACACAGTTACACTGCACTTTCACTTTTTTACGACTACAGTCCGctcttcaaattttttttatctaccctacattttattaatatttttagttggATACGAGACTTTTGCCATGACAAATAAAAAAACGATGTTCATTTTCTAATTACAATGGATGATGAATTATAAATCGATAATTATCGTACGCGaagtaagtaaatttaaataaaaaatattcagcaAAATTGAGTATTAAGCTTTTTGCCTAAACGTCTAAGTAAGCAGCTAAGTAATATAATCACTAGATAGTCTATTCGGGTAAAgctgcgcgtgcactggatcggaatcggagcgtacggagcgtacggatttgcggctttgtattgatttgtatggtactgcgtgcactggatcggcatttctgcgcctgagaccggaatttatgccgatgacgtcatccgcagccgcgtctatgggtcaatttatttatttagtgcagagtcaaagcgcatcgaaacaaagtatcaaaactgaacatagcaaatccaaccttaactccaaagcgttaacgcacacatttcatatatatacattaataactaaattgccgatgcggaatccgaatgcagtggacgcaccccatcggcatttcgtaaatgacgacgctccgtacgctccgattccgatgcagtggacgcgcagctaAAATCGTAATAATGTACCATCatggaaattgattcataggcagttgacagacctacatCGATTGGTCGTataatgtcaatttaatgttagccgcataaagttaatatacctagcggaatagagcaacaatctcgagctgtcaaacgaaaccaaaatggggattgtccatttttttttattttgctcattacaaaaacatttcgaggaataaggtcagtgatcgtttttctgtatataaacgaaaaaaatacccattggttacttatatttttgaacaaatatgtttaacctttgtttgacctccaatggcgttaaattagcaataaattcgactaacattacgtttcgaacttttggtaggcttctcgtatcagctttcacataatgagaacttgcatttgacgaaccagccattataaatcagattgaaaggaaaaaacatactgcagaggtcaattattggccgccgatgataacgtcagagcgaaactttaaaaatttattgagaaaaaacatgttaatgaatttcaaaattatttaatttgtatatttaaaataccctattttaacgaaaaaaatataaaaagtacatgtgattttttttggacaatgcccattggtttcatctgtgtgtaaaaatatgtgtacgtatacacttatacaagcatgattgaacatgatttctatgagattaaattgtcaacgtgcggcacgtgccgactggacgtcaaagaaAGAGTGCCGCTGTcctgtatcacacgtctctttttaccacgcaacactgcgtggtaaaaagagtgactgatagtgacatctctcttgctcaggcctttgtttctctattccgctaggtatattaactttatggccgtAATCTGTCGGCCATCCGACAgacataacgtgaccaaattacgaaGGTCCGCCACAGTACGAAAACAGTTGATTTTTACACATGAATGAAGTAACTTTCAAAGTTATTCCAACTCGGTATTAACAATCATTTCAAGGAAACGGGATATTGTTTACGAAAACAGTTCGGTTGTTGCCGATGTATggtgtaaataaaagtttgccACTAACCCAGTTTCAGCTGGGTCAATGGAAGTTTAATAAACAGCACAAGATGGCTGGTGCTCCACGAAGATTGATCTGCATTCATACTTGAAGTATTATAACCTTGAATGGAACTGGCTGGTGAATGGTAcggaaataaaatatgttatattactagctgtcccggcaaacgtttctttgccatataaatgatttcgcccgtattattttattgaagtgactaaataagtacctaataacTATGTCATCATGGCAACTTCcaccgctatcccgtcgcacaaacaatggtcgccgtcagtctcgagtagtaataatttactattatttattcaacaaatgcacttatcaatataaaaagtacccagtagccgattctcggacctactgaatatgcatataaaatttggttaaaatcagtaaagccgtttcgaaggagtacgcggcctaacattgtgacacgagaattttatatataagatttttgtaaaatataggtaagtatttaaGTATTACTAGTACGGAATGATTACATTTTACTATAGTAAAATGTAATCATTCCGTACTAGTAATACTTAAGGCTTAGAATAAATCTATATCGTAAcggatttaaaatttttattaatcttttgttagtctcgctaaaacttgagaacggctgaagtttttttataaggagtttatttaattttgaatagGGTGAATTCATGACGAATTTACCCACTACACATAAAGATGTttactcaataataataatggtaACACTTGAAaataatctgggggcacggcagtgcgcAAGCCAAgtaattttggtgggattttttattttctttttaacttagtAACACTCCGGCATAAAGTTTCGCCGAAGCCTCAAAGGCCGCACGATTAGTTGGTGATAAGGACACCGAAAAAGTGATCGCCAATTGTCtattaaaagaaattaaaatattaggtaggtGCTTAATTtcgctacataatattatagttgtaattttttataatttacttcGCGTACGACAAAATTATCAATAGTAATATCACAAAAAAATCTAATGGCAAAAACCTCATATccaactaaaaaatattaatagattATAGCGTAGATAGAAAAATTTGGGTTGAGAAAAttaggccttttaagagggaacgctCTTTCCTAGGTTTGTAAGTAGTGTGGAACAGAAAATACTGGCGACAGCCTTAGTCTCCATTCCAGAActagtttactccagcgatcgtctggtcttcgagctacgtggccagcccagttccacttaaGCGTACTATTTCTATGcacttttaattattacttaattgtaattaaatgtagattgacataagccccatacattatccgtcaaactcataattaaattgaagtttaatcatcattaaatatctctgagtacAGCAGTATGATAGTTAATTTTTGCTAGCTactgttataatattgtttttgctACTATTTTATTTTGGTTACAGTATTCCGTtccaagatgttagtgtaaacaccgttatccttgaaacgatcaaatgagcccgtcaaaatgaacaactttttatatgagaacaatgctgggaactcaaaaaaatccgtcttcatacctataattattattttttaacaaaaaattaaaaccgacttccaaggtaaaaccaaaagtaatattcttaaaaataatctaaaaagaatcaaataattacgactccttattatagtgccgccttcagacttcgcctaaacctcaactatttctgtactcaatcttcgtgcttttgaagtcgctaccagcccggaaaagttctgagatccttgacatagaacttacgctaaggtaagctggctatgttcagcagaaataatgtaggattCATTGGCATTTGCatggagtagtttaaataaagccaaaatacTCGAACTTGTATATACGAAAATAAGGATTcaaaaattttgtaaatcgaaccagaaacggctgagtaatcgttgaacatacatataaaaaaaaagatacatacagccgaacatattacctcctcctttttggaagtcggtcaaaaattgccgatccgggcatccgtatccgggtatgaagacggcatttttttgagttcccagcattgatctcatagaaaaagttgatcattttgacgggctcattttgatggtttcaaggataacggtgtttacaccagtttacactaacacactgtatgtaattgattgtaccgttggttcttggtagaaatgcatgttgaacactaataaaacaatatagtggaaaaagtgcacgcaaatattgttttattagtgtttaacACACTGTAtgttaaacaaatattattagtagTGAGTTTAACAggcatattttaatgtttttacttcataaaaaaggaAACTTATGTTTGACattaggctggcctcacacagccggaatttcataatcggaaattcatattcttacagatcgatctatgaaattcataatctcaaaaaatcagaatgtgtgtggagcgtactgatattgtat
Above is a genomic segment from Aricia agestis chromosome 18, ilAriAges1.1, whole genome shotgun sequence containing:
- the LOC121736083 gene encoding uncharacterized protein LOC121736083, giving the protein MDLNKENKIGIKTTSRIPLPKEPLPKIPKQVLQKEVRLPLKNIQSETTNTANVEKKCPLKIDSTHVTVRRTEELDWDFKVFKDEKYALPNAGPSEKDVKITPLKSPLAVNRIKNIKKSLKRPHSRELLGLSPEPSQKKEGNFKRRLEFKNVDERLHLSDALSMTYMTCLTQDYNSDMFTYLLHAERRSAAPRMGSRPRACVINWIMKVNGNGNPAVVQSAVSYMDALLATRQVDAEHLQLVAAACFWLAQKNLGSYMSARRLVRASSQAFSVTKLVHAERTILKLLRFPTTPIVPQDFISYLSWSCESSKPAEVEAAATFICEAALMADKSMCNAYPSVIAAAAVRNAMLWLRRSLLKLHGNVVYQIAESKAQDFSYVCWAQKKAVCNMSDPQWKFKAPLEKYGTPPQFVAQRIVSAATEIHETLKNL